Proteins encoded by one window of Salmonirosea aquatica:
- a CDS encoding 2OG-Fe(II) oxygenase, whose protein sequence is MLPASVHSLEDEFEKIIEGILSRGYGYSDAILTPSEIRTLSHAFDYRQNTGEFRPAAVGHQAGKQILTEIRGDQICWLSEENLMPAEVAYFAKIQSLIEYFNRTCYLGLLDAEFHYAEYPVGTFYKRHLDRFKTDSRRKLSVICYLNENWQLDEGGQLILYPAENQIESILPIGGRLVCFESDKLEHEVLSAVRPRRSITGWLRTR, encoded by the coding sequence ATGCTACCCGCTTCCGTACACTCGCTTGAAGACGAATTTGAAAAAATAATTGAGGGTATCTTAAGTCGGGGCTACGGATACTCCGACGCTATCCTTACTCCTTCCGAAATCCGCACGTTGAGTCATGCTTTCGATTACCGTCAAAACACAGGCGAGTTTCGCCCGGCGGCGGTGGGCCATCAGGCCGGCAAGCAAATCCTGACCGAGATTCGGGGCGATCAGATTTGCTGGCTTTCGGAAGAAAACCTCATGCCCGCCGAAGTCGCTTATTTTGCCAAAATCCAGTCCCTCATCGAGTATTTCAACCGCACTTGCTACCTGGGTTTGCTGGATGCTGAATTTCATTACGCCGAGTACCCCGTGGGTACCTTTTACAAGCGCCACCTGGATCGGTTCAAAACGGATTCGCGGCGCAAATTATCCGTAATCTGCTACCTGAACGAAAACTGGCAACTGGATGAAGGCGGGCAATTGATTCTTTATCCGGCTGAGAATCAAATTGAAAGCATCCTACCCATCGGCGGCCGACTCGTGTGTTTTGAAAGCGACAAGCTGGAACACGAGGTACTATCGGCTGTTCGTCCCCGCCGGAGCATTACCGGCTGGTTAAGGACGCGCTAA
- a CDS encoding mechanosensitive ion channel family protein yields MLIQADSTQIALQSMNFDFSGAVERVQNWINGFIRLLPNIIVASVVIAIFYGLGYLARKIIQRRTTKNQRDNLGEVLGGFVRWIIIILGFLLGATIIIPSLKPGDLIAGLGVSSVAIGFAFKDILQNWLAGLLILFRQPFETHDQIEVNGYEGTVERIETRATIMRTYDGQRVVIPNSDIYTNSVLVKTAHEKRRSQYDVGIGYGDGIEEACEVIRKAVAEVVDVEKEPGVEALPWDLAASWVTIRIRWWTHSRRADVVKVHARVIQAVKNALDQAHIDIPYTTEVHLFHDQTEASEGNRAEQREGWPAPEGGTQPRWRAQMDTKKIDSGKTESQK; encoded by the coding sequence ATGCTTATTCAGGCTGACTCTACCCAAATTGCCCTACAATCCATGAATTTTGATTTCAGTGGCGCGGTCGAACGCGTGCAGAACTGGATCAACGGATTTATCCGGCTCCTGCCCAATATTATCGTAGCCAGCGTCGTGATTGCTATATTCTACGGCTTGGGGTACCTGGCCCGGAAAATCATTCAACGCCGCACCACAAAAAACCAGCGTGACAACCTCGGCGAGGTACTGGGAGGATTTGTGCGCTGGATCATTATTATCCTTGGTTTTCTGCTGGGTGCGACCATCATAATTCCTTCGCTCAAACCCGGTGACCTGATCGCCGGACTGGGTGTGAGTTCGGTGGCGATCGGGTTTGCCTTTAAGGACATTCTGCAAAACTGGCTGGCGGGCCTGCTGATTCTGTTCCGGCAACCCTTCGAAACCCACGATCAGATCGAGGTCAATGGCTATGAAGGTACCGTAGAGCGCATCGAAACCCGCGCCACGATCATGCGGACCTATGACGGCCAGCGGGTTGTGATTCCGAACAGTGATATTTACACCAATTCCGTACTGGTAAAAACCGCCCACGAAAAGCGGCGTAGTCAGTACGACGTCGGCATTGGCTACGGCGATGGTATCGAAGAGGCTTGTGAAGTGATCCGAAAGGCAGTGGCAGAAGTGGTGGACGTAGAGAAGGAGCCGGGCGTGGAAGCCCTACCCTGGGATCTGGCCGCGAGTTGGGTTACGATCCGCATCCGCTGGTGGACCCACAGCCGCCGGGCCGACGTGGTGAAGGTACACGCCCGCGTGATTCAGGCGGTTAAGAACGCCCTCGACCAGGCTCATATCGATATACCCTACACCACGGAGGTGCACCTTTTTCATGACCAGACCGAAGCCAGCGAAGGCAACCGCGCCGAGCAACGCGAAGGTTGGCCCGCGCCGGAGGGCGGCACGCAGCCACGCTGGCGAGCGCAGATGGATACAAAAAAGATTGATTCTGGGAAAACGGAGTCACAGAAATAG
- a CDS encoding SDR family oxidoreductase, producing the protein MEKWHLKGKKALITGGTKGIGEACALLMAEAGAEVMVLARDEEVIKRSVFEANQKGLSIMGAAFDMAEPKVASRIIAHVQETWGTLDILVNNAGMNIRKPTVDYSADEYDRIMQVNLRSVFELCQAAYPLLRASGGCIVNMSSVSALTHISSGSIYGMSKAALTQLTRNLAVEWAKDGIRVNAIAPWYISTPLAAPVLEDPEKLKNILARTPMQRVGTPEEVAAAALFLSLPAASYITGQCIGVDGGFIVNGY; encoded by the coding sequence ATGGAAAAGTGGCATCTGAAAGGCAAAAAAGCGCTGATTACCGGAGGCACCAAAGGCATCGGTGAAGCCTGCGCGCTATTGATGGCCGAAGCTGGGGCGGAAGTGATGGTATTGGCCCGAGATGAGGAAGTCATAAAAAGATCGGTTTTTGAGGCCAATCAAAAGGGTCTTTCGATCATGGGTGCAGCCTTCGACATGGCCGAGCCCAAGGTAGCTTCGCGCATTATCGCGCACGTGCAGGAAACCTGGGGTACCCTGGATATTCTGGTCAATAACGCAGGCATGAATATTCGTAAACCTACCGTGGATTATTCGGCGGACGAATACGATCGTATTATGCAGGTCAATCTGCGTTCCGTTTTTGAATTGTGCCAGGCGGCGTATCCCCTACTGAGAGCCAGCGGTGGGTGCATTGTCAACATGAGCTCGGTGTCGGCTCTGACACACATCAGCAGCGGTTCGATATATGGCATGAGCAAAGCCGCCCTCACGCAGTTGACCCGAAATCTGGCCGTGGAATGGGCTAAGGATGGCATTCGGGTCAACGCCATTGCGCCCTGGTACATCAGCACCCCATTGGCCGCTCCGGTGCTGGAAGATCCCGAAAAACTGAAAAATATCCTGGCCCGCACGCCCATGCAGCGCGTCGGCACACCCGAAGAAGTGGCCGCCGCCGCCCTATTTCTGAGTTTGCCCGCGGCCAGCTACATCACAGGACAATGTATCGGGGTAGATGGTGGATTTATTGTGAATGGGTACTAG
- a CDS encoding PVC-type heme-binding CxxCH protein: MKFTKSLSFIAGSVAALGFLAASYPNLNPSRVTSGALDTLYNDLTDEQKHSPQYAVAGLNVAEGLEANLFASEPAITNPTNIDVDYRGRVWVCEAYNYRPAITGKPTRPEGDRIVILEDTDGDGKSDNSKVFYQGPELNAPLGILVMGNRVLVSQSPYVWLMTDTDGDDKADKKEIIFEGVGGTQHDHGMHAFVFGPDGKLYFNFGNEGGQLLDGKGNPVLDKDGKALDFKKNRMGMVFRCDPDFKNVEILGNNFRNNYEVAIDSYGTLWQSDNDDDGNKGVRINYVMPYGNYGYQDELTGAGWRANRTNIEEEIPRRHWHLNDPGVIPNLLQTGAGSPTGMIVYEGRMLPPVFQDQMIHCDAGPNVVRSYPVKKDGAGYTASIVNVLEGKRDQWFRPSDVCVAPDGSLIVADWYDPGVGGHQAGDLNRGRIYRVAPANTPYRIPSVDATSPEGAVEALQSPNMSVRYMAWNSLKNMDSKAVPQLTKLFNDESANPRMRARALWLLSKIEGRTSPSLDKALADYNADLRITALRAVLELPSDPTSIIMKLAGDPDPQVRRECALALHGNTSSGAAAAWAKLAQQYDGKDRWYLEALGIGAAGQWDTFFDVWLKTAGENPLATEAGKDIVWRARTAEAVPLLASLAGDPNVDLKSRLRYFRAFDFNPGGKEKSEALLKIMEGKAANQDEINRLALRHLDPEFVKKSPKALEALQKLLDSTYGTPEYIDLMTRYGIATENKRLLDLALQKPYDGVGRDAGRLLLAQGGAPMLWNVVKGNDAAKAGAALASIRSVGSKESLDMLRTVALDAKYPLPLRREAVRAMGGSQDGEDMILNLLKESKLTGELKGAAVQGVSGAWRRAVRTEAAKYLDGGATASAKKHPPVTELAQMKGDVVKGQNVFKMYCATCHQVNGDGADFGPKLSEIGSKLPKEGEYLAIYYPSAGISFGYEGWEVKFKDGSSVTGIVSSKTETDLIMKFPGGTTQEYKMSNVKSMKQLDESMMPSGLQEAMSTEELTGLVEYLSSLKRK, from the coding sequence ATGAAATTTACCAAATCCCTTTCCTTCATAGCGGGCAGCGTAGCCGCCCTGGGCTTTTTGGCCGCTTCCTACCCCAATTTGAACCCGAGCCGCGTGACGAGTGGTGCTCTCGACACGCTGTACAACGACCTGACCGATGAGCAGAAACACTCGCCGCAGTATGCCGTAGCAGGATTGAACGTTGCCGAAGGACTGGAGGCCAATCTGTTCGCTTCGGAACCCGCTATTACTAACCCTACCAATATCGACGTGGATTACCGGGGGCGCGTGTGGGTATGTGAAGCCTACAACTACCGTCCGGCCATCACCGGGAAGCCGACCCGCCCCGAGGGCGATCGCATCGTGATTCTGGAAGATACCGATGGCGACGGCAAGTCCGATAACAGCAAGGTGTTCTACCAAGGGCCGGAGTTAAACGCGCCACTGGGTATCCTGGTCATGGGGAATCGGGTGCTGGTGTCACAAAGTCCGTACGTGTGGCTGATGACCGATACCGACGGCGACGATAAAGCCGATAAAAAGGAAATTATTTTCGAAGGGGTGGGGGGTACCCAACATGACCACGGCATGCACGCCTTCGTATTTGGGCCCGACGGCAAGCTATATTTTAATTTTGGCAACGAAGGTGGGCAATTGCTTGATGGCAAAGGAAACCCGGTACTTGATAAAGATGGCAAGGCTCTGGATTTTAAGAAAAACCGCATGGGCATGGTGTTCCGGTGTGATCCCGATTTCAAGAATGTCGAGATTTTGGGAAATAATTTCCGGAACAACTATGAGGTAGCTATCGATAGCTATGGTACCCTGTGGCAGTCTGATAATGACGACGATGGCAACAAGGGGGTACGTATCAACTACGTGATGCCCTACGGTAATTACGGCTACCAGGACGAACTCACCGGGGCAGGCTGGCGCGCCAATCGCACCAACATCGAAGAGGAAATCCCCCGCCGACATTGGCACCTGAACGATCCGGGCGTAATTCCTAATCTGTTACAGACCGGGGCCGGCTCACCTACCGGCATGATCGTTTACGAAGGCCGGATGCTACCCCCCGTATTTCAAGATCAGATGATCCACTGCGATGCGGGCCCCAATGTGGTGCGCTCATACCCTGTCAAAAAAGACGGAGCGGGCTACACCGCCTCGATCGTGAATGTGCTGGAAGGCAAGCGCGATCAATGGTTCCGGCCTTCGGATGTGTGCGTGGCGCCCGATGGATCCCTCATCGTAGCCGACTGGTACGATCCCGGCGTGGGTGGCCACCAGGCGGGCGACCTCAACCGGGGACGGATTTATCGCGTGGCACCCGCCAATACGCCCTATCGCATTCCCTCTGTGGACGCTACCTCGCCCGAAGGGGCCGTGGAAGCACTTCAAAGCCCCAATATGTCGGTGCGGTACATGGCCTGGAATTCATTGAAAAACATGGATAGTAAGGCCGTTCCGCAACTGACAAAGCTGTTTAACGATGAGTCGGCCAACCCCCGGATGCGGGCGCGGGCGCTGTGGCTGCTGAGTAAAATCGAGGGTAGAACCTCGCCCAGCCTCGATAAAGCCTTGGCCGATTATAATGCTGATCTGCGCATCACGGCGCTGCGAGCAGTACTGGAACTTCCCAGTGACCCAACCTCCATCATTATGAAATTGGCGGGCGATCCCGATCCTCAGGTTCGCCGTGAATGTGCGCTGGCTCTGCATGGCAATACGTCGAGCGGCGCAGCGGCCGCCTGGGCCAAGCTGGCCCAGCAGTATGATGGCAAAGACCGCTGGTACCTGGAAGCCCTGGGCATTGGTGCCGCCGGACAGTGGGATACCTTCTTCGACGTCTGGTTGAAAACCGCCGGAGAAAATCCGCTGGCTACCGAAGCCGGTAAGGACATCGTATGGCGGGCGCGTACGGCCGAGGCGGTACCTTTGCTGGCGTCTCTGGCGGGCGATCCGAACGTAGATCTGAAAAGCCGACTGCGGTACTTCCGGGCCTTTGATTTCAATCCAGGGGGGAAGGAAAAGTCGGAAGCTCTGCTGAAAATCATGGAGGGAAAAGCCGCCAATCAGGATGAGATCAATCGACTGGCCCTGCGACACCTCGACCCGGAATTCGTTAAAAAATCGCCCAAAGCCCTGGAGGCGTTACAAAAACTGTTGGACTCGACCTATGGTACCCCGGAGTACATCGACCTGATGACTCGCTATGGCATTGCCACCGAAAACAAGCGCCTGCTCGATTTAGCCCTTCAGAAGCCCTACGACGGTGTCGGTCGCGATGCGGGCCGCCTCCTGCTGGCCCAGGGCGGAGCGCCCATGCTGTGGAATGTGGTGAAAGGCAACGATGCCGCCAAAGCGGGCGCGGCACTGGCTTCTATCCGAAGCGTGGGTAGCAAGGAGTCGCTGGACATGCTGCGGACGGTAGCACTGGATGCTAAATATCCGCTGCCCCTTCGTCGCGAAGCCGTACGGGCTATGGGCGGCAGTCAGGATGGCGAAGATATGATACTAAATCTCCTGAAAGAAAGCAAACTAACGGGTGAACTGAAAGGCGCTGCCGTGCAGGGGGTTAGTGGGGCGTGGCGCAGAGCGGTGCGAACCGAGGCGGCCAAGTACCTGGATGGTGGCGCGACTGCCTCGGCTAAAAAGCATCCGCCCGTTACAGAATTGGCGCAGATGAAAGGTGATGTGGTCAAAGGCCAGAATGTGTTCAAAATGTACTGTGCTACCTGCCACCAGGTCAACGGCGATGGCGCTGACTTCGGACCCAAACTGTCCGAAATCGGCAGCAAACTACCCAAGGAAGGCGAGTACCTGGCCATTTATTATCCCAGCGCGGGCATCAGTTTTGGCTACGAAGGTTGGGAAGTGAAATTCAAGGACGGCTCTTCGGTCACGGGCATTGTTTCCAGTAAAACCGAAACCGACCTCATCATGAAATTCCCCGGTGGCACTACGCAGGAATACAAGATGTCGAATGTGAAATCCATGAAACAACTCGACGAATCCATGATGCCTTCGGGTTTGCAGGAGGCCATGAGCACCGAAGAACTGACGGGCCTGGTGGAGTACCTAAGTTCGTTGAAAAGAAAGTGA
- a CDS encoding PVC-type heme-binding CxxCH protein has translation MSYKSVVYKKSVFVLGSILLVVFGSSAFRLSRLPLSQTFPDSLAADTVFVYDSLSEKEKRFPEFAVAGLDVAEGLEATLFASEPTLSNPTSIDVDHRGRVWVCDAYNYRPTIHGDAKTRSKQDRLTGDRILILEDTDGDGKSDLTKVFYQGPELDAPLGICVIGNRVIVSQSPYVWLFTDDDGDDKADRKEIIFRGVSGARHDQGIHSFVFGPDGKFYFNFGGEGKQLLDARGRGFYDKFDQPINFHNYRKGMVFRCDQDFKNLEVLGDNFRNGLEVAVDSYGTVWQSDHDEDGNESVRINYVMENGNFGYTDEMTGTTWRVNRTNLEEDIARRHWHQNDPGVVPDVLHTGSGAPAGMAIYEGQLLPRKYWDQIIHADAGPNVVRAYPIENDGAGYKANMLEMVKGTRDTWFRPSDVCVAPDGSLIVSDWYDPGEGEIGITDLNRGRIYRIAPPKVPYRAPKYDLTSPQEATDALQNPNLATRYLAWNALVKMSFKAEPPLGELLHRYNANPRLRARALWVLNNIEGVSNRHLENSFRNINPNLRITALRAVRQRNADPTEYIKLLTTDRDPQVRRECALAIYRNHTYEALDVWLQLVEQYEGNDRWYLEALGIGGYKQWDRLFRAWLTKVGDPLKTPANRDIVWRARTKYTIPYLAKLAADPEVPLKDRLRYFRAFDFNPTGYDKSTALLGLTQKKVPDHVEVSKLALYHLGKDFIQDSYWGKIALVKLLDETYGTQNYIELVARYEPVFENERLFKLATDRPDTDIGRDAGRQLLRQAPNAYIWNKLETSNDEKQLALLASIRAVGSQNSLTILASAAAGTSLPHAVRLRAARYLGGSWEGEEFVLKLLKENRLHGEIKAAAIDGISHAYRKEIREEADRYLDFSRGGGVGSKVLE, from the coding sequence ATGTCTTATAAGTCAGTAGTTTATAAAAAGTCAGTTTTTGTTTTAGGTAGCATTCTGCTAGTCGTTTTTGGCAGTAGCGCATTTCGCCTCTCCCGCCTCCCTCTTTCCCAAACTTTTCCCGATTCACTCGCTGCTGATACCGTTTTTGTCTACGATTCGCTTTCTGAAAAAGAAAAGCGTTTTCCTGAATTTGCCGTTGCGGGCCTCGATGTGGCCGAGGGACTGGAAGCTACTTTGTTCGCCTCGGAACCTACCCTTTCCAATCCTACCAGCATCGACGTAGACCACCGGGGCCGCGTGTGGGTATGCGATGCCTACAACTACCGACCCACGATTCACGGCGATGCCAAAACCCGCTCCAAACAGGATCGCCTGACGGGCGACCGGATTCTGATTCTGGAAGATACCGACGGCGATGGCAAATCGGACCTGACCAAGGTCTTTTACCAGGGCCCCGAACTGGACGCGCCCTTGGGAATTTGTGTGATCGGTAACCGCGTGATCGTGTCGCAAAGCCCATACGTATGGTTGTTCACCGATGACGATGGCGATGATAAAGCCGACCGCAAGGAAATTATTTTCCGGGGTGTCAGCGGCGCCCGGCACGACCAGGGTATCCATTCCTTCGTTTTTGGCCCCGACGGAAAATTTTACTTCAATTTCGGTGGCGAAGGCAAGCAACTGCTCGACGCGCGGGGCCGGGGCTTCTACGATAAGTTCGATCAACCCATCAATTTCCACAACTACCGCAAAGGCATGGTGTTCCGCTGCGACCAGGATTTCAAGAACCTGGAAGTACTGGGCGACAATTTTCGCAATGGCCTGGAAGTGGCCGTGGACAGCTACGGTACCGTGTGGCAGTCGGACCATGATGAGGACGGTAACGAAAGTGTGCGCATCAACTACGTGATGGAAAACGGCAATTTTGGCTATACCGACGAAATGACAGGTACCACCTGGCGTGTGAACCGCACCAACCTGGAAGAAGACATTGCCCGGCGCCACTGGCACCAGAACGACCCCGGCGTAGTACCTGATGTACTGCATACGGGTTCGGGCGCTCCGGCGGGCATGGCAATATACGAAGGACAACTTTTACCCCGCAAATACTGGGATCAGATCATCCATGCCGACGCGGGTCCCAACGTGGTACGGGCGTATCCGATCGAAAACGACGGCGCGGGCTACAAGGCGAACATGCTGGAGATGGTCAAAGGTACCCGCGATACATGGTTTCGTCCGTCGGATGTATGTGTGGCGCCCGATGGTTCGCTCATCGTATCCGACTGGTACGATCCGGGTGAGGGTGAGATCGGTATTACTGACCTGAACCGGGGTCGGATTTATCGCATTGCCCCGCCTAAGGTACCCTACCGCGCTCCGAAGTACGATTTAACCTCGCCCCAGGAAGCCACGGATGCTTTGCAGAACCCCAATCTGGCTACCCGTTACCTGGCTTGGAATGCCCTGGTGAAAATGAGCTTCAAGGCCGAACCTCCGCTGGGCGAACTGCTGCACCGCTACAACGCCAACCCCCGCCTTCGTGCGCGGGCGCTGTGGGTGCTCAACAACATCGAGGGGGTCAGCAACCGACATCTTGAGAATAGTTTTCGGAACATCAACCCCAATCTGCGCATCACGGCGCTACGGGCCGTGCGGCAGCGCAACGCCGATCCTACCGAATACATCAAGCTCCTGACCACCGACCGCGACCCGCAGGTACGCCGCGAGTGTGCACTGGCTATTTACCGCAACCATACTTACGAGGCCCTGGACGTGTGGCTGCAACTGGTGGAACAGTACGAGGGCAACGACCGCTGGTACCTTGAGGCCCTTGGCATCGGTGGCTACAAGCAGTGGGACCGGCTGTTTCGGGCGTGGCTCACTAAGGTAGGTGATCCGCTGAAAACCCCCGCCAACCGCGACATCGTGTGGCGGGCTCGTACCAAGTACACCATCCCGTACCTGGCCAAACTTGCGGCCGATCCGGAGGTACCTTTGAAAGACCGCCTGCGGTACTTCCGCGCCTTCGATTTCAATCCGACGGGCTACGACAAGTCTACAGCGCTCCTGGGACTTACCCAAAAGAAGGTACCCGACCACGTGGAGGTAAGCAAACTGGCACTGTACCATTTGGGAAAAGATTTTATTCAGGATTCGTATTGGGGCAAGATCGCGCTGGTGAAGTTGCTGGACGAAACCTACGGTACCCAGAACTACATCGAACTGGTGGCGCGCTATGAGCCTGTATTTGAAAATGAGCGCCTTTTCAAACTCGCCACCGATCGCCCTGATACCGATATCGGTCGCGATGCGGGCCGCCAATTGCTGCGCCAGGCACCGAATGCCTACATCTGGAATAAGCTTGAAACCAGTAATGACGAGAAGCAACTGGCTCTGCTGGCCTCGATCAGGGCGGTGGGGAGCCAAAACTCGCTTACCATTCTGGCCAGCGCGGCGGCAGGTACCTCGCTCCCCCACGCGGTGCGGCTGCGGGCGGCAAGGTACCTGGGCGGTAGTTGGGAAGGGGAAGAATTTGTCTTAAAATTGTTAAAAGAAAACCGCCTGCACGGCGAAATCAAAGCCGCTGCCATCGATGGCATCAGCCATGCCTACCGGAAGGAAATCCGCGAAGAGGCCGACAGGTACCTCGATTTCTCGCGCGGTGGCGGGGTAGGTAGTAAGGTGCTCGAATGA
- a CDS encoding hydroxypyruvate isomerase family protein has protein sequence MRRRNFVKSTLGLAGAAALSTGNLSARPTAKNKFNLKYAPHFGMFKNMAGDDLIDQLKFMADQGFTALEDNGMMGRPVDVQEKIAKEMSRLGMEMGVFVIDKGGNGANTLAAGKKEYVDIFLDGCKRAVETAKRVNAKWATVVPGDFERNLPIGLQTGNVIDALRRGSEILEPAGLTMVLEPLSDTPNLFLRTSDQTYEICRGVNSPSCKILFDIYHMQKNEGHIIPHINWAWPEIGYFQIGDNPGRKEPTTGEINYKNIFKYIYDRSKKENKSFIMGMEHGNFNPGKEGEQSVINAYIESDKFPI, from the coding sequence ATGCGTCGCAGAAATTTTGTAAAATCTACCCTCGGCCTGGCCGGAGCTGCCGCCCTGTCTACAGGAAACCTGTCGGCTCGTCCGACGGCCAAGAATAAATTTAACCTGAAATATGCCCCCCACTTCGGAATGTTCAAAAACATGGCGGGCGACGATCTGATCGACCAGCTCAAATTTATGGCTGACCAGGGTTTCACCGCGCTGGAAGACAACGGCATGATGGGGCGTCCCGTGGACGTACAGGAAAAAATCGCGAAAGAAATGTCGCGCCTGGGCATGGAAATGGGCGTTTTTGTGATCGACAAAGGCGGCAATGGAGCCAATACGCTGGCGGCGGGTAAGAAAGAATACGTCGATATATTTCTGGATGGCTGTAAGCGGGCCGTGGAAACGGCCAAGCGCGTCAATGCCAAGTGGGCCACCGTGGTACCTGGCGACTTTGAGCGCAACCTACCCATCGGTCTGCAGACTGGAAACGTCATCGACGCGTTGCGCCGGGGATCTGAAATTCTCGAACCAGCCGGGCTGACCATGGTGCTGGAACCCCTGAGCGATACGCCCAATCTATTCCTGCGTACCTCCGACCAGACCTACGAAATCTGCCGGGGTGTCAACAGCCCTTCCTGCAAAATCCTGTTTGATATCTACCACATGCAGAAAAACGAGGGGCACATTATCCCGCACATCAATTGGGCGTGGCCCGAAATCGGGTATTTCCAGATCGGCGACAATCCGGGCCGCAAGGAACCGACCACGGGCGAAATCAACTACAAGAATATCTTCAAGTACATCTACGACCGCAGCAAGAAGGAAAACAAGAGCTTCATCATGGGGATGGAACACGGCAATTTCAATCCGGGCAAGGAAGGGGAGCAGTCGGTAATCAATGCCTACATCGAAAGCGATAAATTTCCGATTTAA
- a CDS encoding phosphoribosyltransferase family protein, giving the protein MSQQILTIEQTRQKIRRIAFEIYERNFEEEEIILAGIAGQGFEFARLLATELQSISPLQTSLAEMLFDKEKPHRSEITFRNEFTLTDGKVVIMADDVLNTGRTLAFALQPFLQYRLKKLQVAVIVDRNHRRFPVSADYVGYALSTTFNEHVEVVLSREGEEGVYLK; this is encoded by the coding sequence TTGAGCCAGCAAATCCTGACCATCGAGCAGACTCGCCAGAAAATCCGGCGCATCGCCTTCGAGATTTACGAGCGTAATTTTGAGGAAGAGGAAATCATTCTGGCGGGCATCGCCGGACAGGGCTTCGAATTTGCGCGCCTGCTGGCCACGGAACTGCAAAGCATTTCTCCCCTGCAAACCAGCCTGGCCGAGATGCTGTTCGACAAGGAAAAACCTCATAGAAGTGAGATTACCTTCCGCAACGAATTCACGCTGACCGACGGCAAGGTCGTCATCATGGCCGACGACGTACTGAACACGGGCCGTACCCTGGCCTTCGCCCTGCAACCCTTTCTGCAATATCGCCTCAAAAAGCTACAGGTAGCCGTCATCGTGGACCGGAACCATCGCCGTTTTCCCGTATCGGCCGACTACGTAGGGTATGCCCTGAGCACTACCTTCAACGAGCATGTAGAGGTGGTACTCAGCCGGGAAGGCGAGGAAGGGGTGTATTTGAAGTGA
- a CDS encoding Uma2 family endonuclease — protein MAVITSLSQLDPQGTYSYADYLSWRFDQALEIIRGKIFPMSGPSRTHQKISWKLSGLFFNHFNNQPCEAYAAPFDVRLYNRTKSLKADRDIYTVVQPDLCIICDLEKLDERGCLGAPDLVVEILSPGNAAREMKIKRELYGESGVQEYWIVDPARETLTRYNLEEGGTYGRPLIFVSDETVPSVVFPDLKLDLGELFAGVGEGS, from the coding sequence ATGGCCGTCATCACCAGTCTTTCGCAGCTTGACCCACAGGGTACCTACTCCTACGCCGATTACCTGAGTTGGAGGTTCGATCAGGCGTTGGAAATTATCCGGGGGAAGATATTTCCCATGTCGGGTCCCAGCCGAACGCACCAGAAGATTTCGTGGAAATTGAGTGGGCTTTTTTTTAACCATTTCAATAACCAACCCTGCGAAGCTTACGCCGCGCCCTTCGACGTGCGGCTCTACAACCGTACCAAGTCGCTCAAAGCCGACCGGGATATTTACACCGTTGTGCAGCCGGATTTGTGTATTATCTGTGACCTTGAAAAACTCGATGAGCGCGGCTGCCTGGGCGCGCCTGATTTGGTGGTGGAAATCCTCTCACCCGGCAATGCGGCGCGTGAAATGAAAATCAAAAGGGAACTGTATGGCGAGTCCGGGGTGCAGGAATATTGGATCGTGGACCCCGCCCGTGAAACCCTGACCCGCTACAACCTCGAAGAAGGAGGTACCTACGGACGTCCCCTCATTTTTGTGAGCGACGAAACGGTACCTTCGGTCGTTTTTCCCGATTTGAAGCTGGATCTTGGGGAGTTGTTTGCGGGGGTGGGGGAAGGATCGTGA